CGTGCCAGGCTCCTCCCCCACAGCGCGCTGCGCGCACGTGGGCGGTACCCCCAGCCGCAGACGGGAGAGTGACGACAGACCCTAGAGGTCCGGGCCGTCGCCCGGTTCCTCCTGGTACGAGTAGCGCTGCTCGCGCCACGGGTCGCCGACGTTGTGGTAGCCGCGCTCCTCCCAGAAGCCGCGGCGGTCGGCCGTCATGTACTCGACGCCCCGCACCCACTTGGGGCCCTTCCACGCGTACAGGTGCGGCACCACGAGCCGGACCGGGAAGCCGTGCTCGGCGGTGAGCGGCTCGCCGTCCTTGTGCGTGGCGAAGATCGTCCGCTCGTCGGCGAAGTCGGCCAGCCGCAGGTTGGAGCTGAAGCCGTACTCCGCCCACACCATCACGTGCGTGACCCCGGGCGCGGGCGGCGCGAGCGCCAGCAGCGTACGGGCCAGTACCCCGCCCCACTCGGCGCCGAGCATGCTGAACTTCGTCACGCAGTGCAGATCGCCGACCACGGTCGCGTACGGCAGTGCCGTGAACTCGTCGTGCGTGAGGGAGCGCTTCGTGCCGTCCGCCGTGGCTCCGAAGACCTGAAGCTCCCAGCGGTCGGGCTTGAACCGCGGCACCGGGCCGTAGTGCGTCACAGGCCAGCCGCGCTGCAGTCGCTGGCCA
The Streptomyces sp. CNQ-509 DNA segment above includes these coding regions:
- a CDS encoding sulfite oxidase-like oxidoreductase gives rise to the protein MGQPERHEGDLPPGQRLQRGWPVTHYGPVPRFKPDRWELQVFGATADGTKRSLTHDEFTALPYATVVGDLHCVTKFSMLGAEWGGVLARTLLALAPPAPGVTHVMVWAEYGFSSNLRLADFADERTIFATHKDGEPLTAEHGFPVRLVVPHLYAWKGPKWVRGVEYMTADRRGFWEERGYHNVGDPWREQRYSYQEEPGDGPDL